A genomic stretch from Halalkalibacillus sediminis includes:
- a CDS encoding heptaprenyl diphosphate synthase component 1 codes for MKATQTPEEIRESFINTRKHNYIQYALYEGIVTHPQIHFLKELYDRINHPNKEVVFEALLHMQASLDIHDEVDLSFEESLTNERLKVNQLKVLVGDYHSSMFYRLLARSNELSVMYHLIDSIKSVNQSKMSILHSSLSDEDAIDALENIHIGLFNSLAEFFQIDSYKSKIKPQMVVQLTYERPRNFWIELLKEQNSVQFQERLNQRKALWQNN; via the coding sequence ATGAAAGCTACACAAACCCCAGAAGAAATCAGGGAAAGCTTTATTAACACAAGAAAACATAATTACATCCAATATGCTCTTTATGAGGGGATTGTTACCCATCCACAGATCCATTTTTTGAAAGAGTTATATGATAGAATCAATCACCCTAATAAGGAAGTTGTGTTTGAAGCTTTATTACATATGCAAGCGTCTTTGGATATTCATGATGAGGTCGATTTGAGTTTTGAAGAGTCCCTAACGAACGAACGATTAAAAGTTAATCAACTGAAGGTTCTTGTAGGGGATTATCACAGCTCCATGTTCTATCGCTTATTAGCGCGCTCAAATGAATTATCTGTGATGTATCACTTGATCGATAGTATCAAAAGTGTGAATCAATCAAAGATGTCCATTTTACATAGTTCGTTATCAGATGAAGACGCAATCGATGCATTAGAAAATATTCATATTGGGCTTTTTAATTCTTTAGCTGAATTTTTTCAAATCGATTCTTATAAGTCAAAAATAAAACCTCAGATGGTTGTTCAACTGACTTATGAAAGGCCGCGAAATTTTTGGATTGAATTATTGAAAGAACAGAATTCTGTACAGTTCCAAGAGCGTCTCAACCAAAGGAAAGCTCTGTGGCAGAATAATTAA
- a CDS encoding demethylmenaquinone methyltransferase: MNQNEKSEKVHSVFEKIYSRYDRMNSIISFKRHKAWRKDVMKKMNVHSGEKCLDVCCGTGDWTIALANEVGENGQAIGLDFSQNMLSVGHQKKKDLKLDQVNFIHGDAMQLPFEDNSFDYVTIGFGLRNVPDYMQVIKEMYRVVKPGGSVVCLETSQPTLPVYKQLYFFYFKHIMPLFGKLFAKSYEEYAWLHESTKGFPDKETLRKMFLDAGFKSVQVKSYALGAAAMHLAKK; this comes from the coding sequence ATGAACCAGAATGAGAAGTCTGAAAAGGTACATTCAGTATTTGAAAAAATATATTCTCGTTACGATCGAATGAATTCTATTATATCTTTTAAAAGACATAAAGCTTGGCGTAAAGATGTAATGAAAAAAATGAACGTACATAGTGGGGAAAAATGCCTCGACGTATGTTGTGGAACAGGCGACTGGACCATTGCTCTTGCTAACGAAGTAGGGGAAAATGGACAAGCTATAGGGCTTGATTTCAGTCAAAACATGCTATCAGTAGGTCACCAAAAGAAAAAGGACTTGAAACTAGATCAGGTGAATTTTATTCATGGAGATGCTATGCAGCTTCCATTTGAAGATAATTCATTTGACTATGTAACAATTGGGTTCGGGTTAAGAAACGTGCCTGATTATATGCAAGTAATAAAAGAGATGTACAGAGTAGTCAAACCTGGAGGTAGTGTTGTATGTTTAGAAACGTCACAACCTACTCTCCCAGTTTACAAACAGCTTTATTTCTTTTATTTCAAACATATCATGCCATTATTCGGGAAACTTTTTGCTAAGAGTTACGAAGAATATGCATGGCTCCATGAATCAACTAAAGGGTTTCCAGATAAAGAGACGTTAAGAAAAATGTTTTTAGACGCAGGATTTAAATCCGTGCAAGTGAAAAGTTATGCACTAGGCGCAGCTGCTATGCATTTAGCGAAAAAGTAA
- a CDS encoding HU family DNA-binding protein, producing MNKTDLVNSVAEQADLSKKDASKAVDSVFESITGSLKKSEKVQLIGFGNFEVRERSARKGRNPQTGEEINIPASKVPAFKPGKALKDAVK from the coding sequence ATGAACAAGACAGATTTAGTAAACTCTGTAGCAGAACAAGCTGATCTTTCTAAGAAAGACGCTTCTAAAGCTGTTGATTCTGTTTTCGAATCAATCACAGGATCATTGAAAAAATCAGAAAAAGTACAATTAATCGGTTTTGGTAACTTTGAAGTACGTGAGCGTTCTGCACGTAAAGGACGTAATCCACAAACAGGTGAGGAAATCAATATACCTGCAAGCAAAGTGCCTGCATTCAAACCTGGTAAAGCCCTTAAAGATGCTGTTAAGTAA
- the spoIVA gene encoding stage IV sporulation protein A — MESNHVFHDISKRTNGDIYLGVVGAVRTGKSTFIKKFMDLIVIPNIEDEQERDRAKDELPQSAAGRTIMTTEPKFVPNQAVELNVGDGLDVKVRLVDCVGYTVGSAKGYEDENGPRMIHTPWYEEAIPFHDAAEIGTRKVIQEHSTIGIVVTTDGSFGDIPREDYLEAERKVVEELKEVGKPFIMVLNSSHPREMETVELRNELAEEYDIPVLPVSVENLNENDVNNILREALYEFPVLEVNVNLPSWVMALKEDHWLRQQFQDSIQNTVQNIRRLRDVDRVVGDFFEYEFISDARMSGMELGEGVAEIDLHASDDLYDQVLKEIVGVEIRGKDHLIELLQDYADAKREYDQVADALSMVKQTGYGIASPTLEDMRLEEPEIIRQGSRFGVRLKAVAPSIHMIKVDVESEFAPIIGTEKQSEELVRYLMQDFEEDPLSIWKSDIFGRSLNSIVREGIHAKLTLMPENARYKLKDTLERMINDGSGSLIAIIL, encoded by the coding sequence ATGGAAAGTAACCATGTGTTTCATGACATATCGAAACGTACGAACGGTGACATTTATTTAGGTGTAGTAGGAGCGGTGAGAACGGGCAAGTCCACGTTTATTAAAAAGTTCATGGACCTCATAGTCATCCCAAACATAGAAGATGAACAAGAGCGTGATCGTGCCAAAGATGAGTTACCTCAAAGTGCAGCTGGAAGAACAATCATGACAACTGAGCCAAAGTTTGTTCCTAACCAAGCAGTCGAGTTAAATGTTGGGGATGGACTAGATGTAAAGGTTCGCCTAGTTGATTGTGTTGGTTACACGGTAGGCAGTGCAAAAGGGTATGAGGATGAGAATGGTCCTCGTATGATTCATACACCTTGGTATGAGGAAGCAATTCCTTTTCATGACGCAGCTGAAATCGGTACAAGAAAAGTAATTCAGGAACATTCTACTATCGGAATAGTAGTAACAACTGATGGATCTTTCGGTGATATTCCTCGTGAGGATTATTTGGAAGCCGAGAGGAAAGTAGTAGAGGAATTAAAAGAAGTTGGTAAGCCATTCATTATGGTTTTGAACTCAAGTCATCCTCGTGAAATGGAAACAGTTGAGCTAAGAAATGAATTAGCTGAAGAATATGACATTCCAGTTCTCCCTGTCTCAGTAGAAAACTTGAATGAAAATGATGTTAACAACATCTTAAGAGAGGCCCTTTATGAGTTCCCAGTACTAGAAGTAAATGTGAACCTTCCTAGCTGGGTTATGGCTCTTAAAGAAGATCACTGGTTACGTCAGCAGTTCCAAGATTCCATTCAGAACACGGTACAAAATATTCGTCGTTTAAGAGATGTAGACCGAGTCGTTGGGGACTTCTTTGAATACGAATTTATATCGGATGCAAGAATGTCTGGAATGGAATTAGGCGAGGGAGTTGCCGAAATCGATCTTCACGCATCAGATGATTTATACGATCAAGTATTAAAAGAAATCGTTGGTGTAGAAATCAGAGGGAAGGATCACCTGATTGAATTGCTTCAAGATTATGCAGATGCAAAAAGAGAGTATGACCAAGTAGCGGACGCACTTTCCATGGTTAAACAAACAGGATACGGTATTGCAAGTCCTACTCTAGAAGATATGCGCTTAGAAGAGCCAGAAATTATTCGCCAGGGTTCTAGATTCGGCGTAAGATTAAAAGCAGTCGCACCTTCCATTCACATGATAAAGGTCGATGTAGAATCAGAATTTGCGCCGATCATCGGTACTGAGAAGCAAAGTGAAGAACTCGTAAGATATCTGATGCAAGACTTTGAAGAAGATCCATTATCAATTTGGAAATCAGATATATTCGGAAGATCACTCAACTCGATTGTACGAGAAGGCATTCATGCTAAATTGACTCTGATGCCAGAAAATGCACGCTACAAATTAAAAGATACTTTAGAGCGAATGATCAACGATGGCAGTGGCAGTCTCATTGCGATCATACTGTAA
- a CDS encoding polyprenyl synthetase family protein produces MKLQSALSYISQDIQQIEKQIKEVTRTESSMIQVASHHLLEAGGKRIRPVFVLLSSKFGDDSQENIIDVAVALELIHMASLVHDDVIDHSTIRRGKPTVNAKWNNKTAMYTGDYVFARTLELLKPFEGNRLHNLLANAIHELCIGEIEQIRDKYSLDQNCFTYFKRIKRKTALLIATSTQLGAVAANASENVQQHLFRYGYYIGMSYQIIDDILDFTATEKQLGKPVGSDLMNGNLTLPTLLAFKDLSIYESVKAYFNNPANDAYSADINETIIKIRESEAIEQAYQMSRKYLDKALHEISFLPDQRAKKSLKQIANYLGKRQT; encoded by the coding sequence ATGAAATTACAATCAGCACTATCATATATCAGTCAAGATATTCAACAAATTGAAAAGCAGATCAAGGAAGTTACACGAACTGAGAGTTCCATGATTCAGGTTGCTTCTCATCATCTGCTTGAAGCAGGTGGTAAAAGAATACGACCTGTATTTGTCTTGCTATCCTCTAAGTTTGGCGACGATTCACAAGAAAATATCATTGATGTTGCAGTTGCCTTAGAATTAATACATATGGCTTCTCTAGTTCATGATGACGTGATCGACCATTCGACAATACGTAGGGGCAAACCTACTGTGAACGCTAAGTGGAATAATAAAACAGCTATGTACACAGGGGATTACGTTTTTGCACGAACTCTAGAACTTTTAAAACCATTTGAAGGCAACCGATTACACAACCTTTTGGCTAATGCCATCCATGAATTATGTATAGGTGAAATTGAACAAATCAGAGATAAATATTCACTCGATCAAAACTGTTTTACATATTTTAAACGAATTAAAAGAAAGACAGCTTTATTAATCGCAACAAGTACTCAATTAGGTGCTGTTGCTGCAAACGCTTCTGAGAATGTCCAACAACACTTATTCCGGTATGGGTATTACATAGGGATGTCTTATCAAATCATCGATGATATACTCGATTTCACAGCTACTGAGAAGCAATTGGGCAAACCAGTCGGTAGTGATTTGATGAATGGTAATTTAACTTTACCGACTTTGTTAGCATTTAAAGATCTGTCTATTTATGAATCTGTGAAAGCCTATTTCAATAACCCTGCTAATGATGCCTATTCTGCTGATATAAATGAAACAATTATTAAAATTAGGGAATCTGAAGCTATTGAACAAGCCTATCAAATGAGTCGTAAATATTTAGATAAAGCATTGCATGAAATATCCTTCTTGCCAGATCAACGTGCTAAGAAATCGCTAAAGCAGATTGCAAATTACTTAGGTAAGAGGCAAACGTAA